The following nucleotide sequence is from Pochonia chlamydosporia 170 chromosome 4, whole genome shotgun sequence.
TCGTCACCCAGGGCGAGAATCGTGATGCCGAGGAGCACAGTTCCGACAAATTCATTAAAAAAGGCTGTCGCCGCGTCAATCCAGTGGAGTCGCTGACTCGTCACAaagctgttgatgatgccgacgtTTGAGTTTGCAATGAGATACTCGCGTATCGAGGCGTAGTATACGCCATATGTAACAAGGCCAGCACAGAATGCACCGATGAACTGCGCTAGAAAGTACTCTGGCATCTTACGCTTGGGAAATCCTCTGTAGAACCAGAGCATTATGGTGATAGCTGGGTTGAGGTGGGCACCAGAGACACCACCGGATATATAGATGGccatcattgtcgccaaACCCCAGCACCAGGCTGTTGTGTTTGGGCTAGGCGTCGTGGCCAGAGTGACTGCGAGATCCGCACAAAAGCCGATGGTAAGCTGAACAAAGACAGCCAAGGACTCAGCCAAGGCTTCTCTATGATATGTTCGAATGACAGACCATGCAGTGTGGTTGTTGTGCACTTCCTTTTCCACGAGGTCTTGCACAAGGGGATGCAAGTCATTCGGGTACACCGATTCAAGGATGTCACCAAGGCCGGAATCAACTGGTTGGGTTGTTGCATCTCCAGTCAATCCTGCGTCCGGAAGTGGATGTTCTTCTGATACATGATGGAAAGGGTATTCCCCAAGGTAATCCTGCTGGTGTTGCCCCGGGCCGTCTGTCTCGAATGGCGTCACGGCCTCGGGAACAGTAGCTAAGTGATCTTCAGGGATCTCCCAGTTGGATGGTCTTCTCTCACGGCTGGTGGAGGTTCTAGAAATACGTGATGGCCTCCGAGAAAGCCCTTCACCACCTGCCAGGACTTTGCTCACTAGGTTCTCCTCACGCTGTATTCTTGCATCCTCAACTTGGGCCGCTATCTTGCGCGGATCGACATTTACATCAACTCGACCTTGCTCCAACTCGTTTGGGTCCACGTCGAGGCCTTGCTTTTGAGAGTTCTCGGCCGGTAATTGAGCTTTTTGGCGGTTCTGTATCAACTCCTCTTTCGTAGGCACCATCCCTGGCCGCACCACACGCGGGAGAGGTTTGGCCAAACTCCATACTGGCTTCGCATTCTGTGGTTGATCATAGGATGGGTTCAGTTCGGCGTATCCAGGTTGCACAAAGGGCTCTTGGGATTGTCGCAAGTTACTTGTGTCGTCTGGCCCTGCGACCGTAAACTGTCCCTGGGTCCTTTCGGCAAGTGTCGATCGTCTATTGAGGCTTGGTACTCGGTTACTGGGACGCCACGAAAAGTTTGAATTGAGTCGCCTTAGGTCTGAATTTTCAGGGCCGTCATCGGTATTTGAGACCATTCTGGTTGGGAGGGTGAGACCTCTCGGGCGTCGAACACCATGAGGGCTTCTCGTTGATGGGCTCGCTCCTTGTGTTGCCGATAGTGCTGGACGCTCGGTTGTAGACTATTTGCATGGATCATTCAAATATCGTCAAGTTATATTCAGCTTACCAGGAGACTGTCTGTACTTACCCTTGCTCTttccatgtcgccatctTGGACCATTTCCGACGAGAGTATGATGTTGAGTAGCGAAGTTACACGGTTGCGAATATGGACTACAAAACGCAAACCCCCTTTCGTTGAGACGATCGAAAATTGCAAGAATAAACTAAGTTTCAAAGGCTATCAGACGCTGTTTTCGCTAAAAGATCTCATGTGAACAAATGCCACCACCTCAAGTCGTTTCAAAGGTGAGAACGCAGGGAATGGTGCCTGaacaatcaccaacaacaagggAAACATGGAAAGGTGGTTATGTCCTCCCGGGGCTCAGGAAAAAACTAAAATCTCCTTATCTATCCGTTTTCTCCGTCGTTGATTCCCTTTTTAATTGGGGCTCTGACGTGATATGGTTCCATCCAACGGTCCACAAAGTTGATGTTATCGTGGATAATCGCAAATACAGCGGGACAATGGTCACCGCTAGACAGTTTGCTTTCCATTCAACTTTGAATGGCGACAGAGCATGTTTCATTCGTGGCCAGGGCTGTGCGCGAACCACTTTATATAATGGAGCGGACCGGTGTTGACCATTCCGACCATGCCGAATCCTCACGTTCCCTACGATGGAGCAAGCATGAGGGAAACATTACGTCATTAGGATATGATAACAGTTATCTGACTTGTTTGATTTGGAGAAGGATTTGAATTACACCATGTGCTTGGATCGAGATATCTTGGCAAGTTCCACACCTTTGATCTGGCGTCCATCCATGGTTGACATTTATATCAAGCCGGCGCAGCCACAGCCGCACACGAAATGGTAAGGTCCCGGGCCGCTCCCGACCGAGACGTATTGACTGTTTCAGGTTTCAATTCGCgggtggttggtgttggaatAGTCAAGATGCTGGGTTCTCTTCGCTCAGTGTTACTTCCGAGCTTCCACGTCTCGCGAGTAAACCTAGGCAACGTACTGCAGTCTTGTGATGGCTTAAGTGTGCAGTGTGGTGATTTAGACAAAACCTCTTTATATACCACAAGTATGCCGAATCCAGAAACGTGGTGTAGTTTGTCAAGAGTCAACACAATTTATGACCCTTGAAATGCAGGTGGTCGATTGTCACACAACATGTCAATCGTCTGCGAAGCGCATGAGTTAAACCATTGTCAACTTCGTTGTCAACTCTAGTTCCGTTACAGAACTAGCCAAAATAATTCCCAAACTTCTCACTGTTGTAATGAGCAGCTAGGTCTTGGCGGGGCAGATTAGTTGGGATACCATCAGTTTACTTTCCGTTCTGGCTAAAGCGCGATTGGCTGGATCAACACAACATAACATCACAACTCTAATCCCAGCTTCAGCCTCAACTCCACCACTTGACACTTCAAACATCGCACCAGTCTGGCCCAATTTCTCCTCTCGACCCTTCATAACTAGGCATGGCAAGGACTGGCACAACAAGGTCTTCTGCGCCTTTCAACACTCGACTACTTGAGCAATTGTCCACCAGCGAGAAACCACCCATCCCACACCCCAGTTCCTGTGAAGCGTCTCACGATGTGGAATCACTTCTCCCGGCTTCTTTCAGCACTCCATGCGATGACGTCCTTCCCACGAGTCGCGACGTATGGGGTTGCATTATCAACGAACTGGATCTGGATCGCCCGCGACAAATCCATCATCTCCTATGGCTAGCCGGGCGGCAAAGACGGTGCCGCGCTCTGCACTACCAAATCATCGTGTCGAGGGAAATCTTCATCGCAGAGCAAATGGACATGCACCTCGTGCGAACTAGATCCCAAATATTTGTGAAGCCCTTGCCGCGGTACTTGCTGGAACCCAAATTCTGGGGCAAGTATCTCTGCTGCCATGACCAGTGCCAGTGTCAAAACAGAGATGATCCCAATGTACATGGAAATACATGCGACAAGATCAAGTATCACAAGGTAGCACTCGGCTTCCTCGTCTCTTACGCTGCACTTATCCGCCACGAAAGCGACCTCATACTTGCCCAGCAACATAGGCTAGTCCCTCAAAACATATCATTCTCACAGTGGCGGCTTTTCACGGCTGAAATTCTCACAGCTGTTCAAGGTCCAGAGGACATCGACCCACGCTTTCACTATGGTGAGCTTAGTCTGGATCGGCTCAGCAAACTGTACCGTTTAATACAGCCGCGCATTGGAGGAGACTACCTCGTCCAGTGGCGACATCACAGCTCCTTCTTTCTCTATCGTTTCCAGTGGCTTGCTACGGTGGTAGTTTATATGGTCTTGGTGCTGACCGCTATGCAAGTTGGTTTGGCGACGACTTATCTGTCCGAGAGTAAAGCGTTTCATACTGCATCGTATGGATTTACAGTTTTCTCTATCCTTGGTCCCATTGGCGTGGTGGTAATACTGGCATTGGAGAGTTGTTTTGTTGCACTGA
It contains:
- a CDS encoding MIP transporter (similar to Neosartorya fischeri NRRL 181 XP_001258974.1), which gives rise to MVSNTDDGPENSDLRRLNSNFSWRPSNRVPSLNRRSTLAERTQGQFTVAGPDDTSNLRQSQEPFVQPGYAELNPSYDQPQNAKPVWSLAKPLPRVVRPGMVPTKEELIQNRQKAQLPAENSQKQGLDVDPNELEQGRVDVNVDPRKIAAQVEDARIQREENLVSKVLAGGEGLSRRPSRISRTSTSRERRPSNWEIPEDHLATVPEAVTPFETDGPGQHQQDYLGEYPFHHVSEEHPLPDAGLTGDATTQPVDSGLGDILESVYPNDLHPLVQDLVEKEVHNNHTAWSVIRTYHREALAESLAVFVQLTIGFCADLAVTLATTPSPNTTAWCWGLATMMAIYISGGVSGAHLNPAITIMLWFYRGFPKRKMPEYFLAQFIGAFCAGLVTYGVYYASIREYLIANSNVGIINSFVTSQRLHWIDAATAFFNEFVGTVLLGITILALGDDQNAPPGAGMNSLIIGLVITCLSMTFSYQTGAALNPSRDFGPRLALLAVGYSGDDLFKNAYWFYGPWAGAIGGAMVGGLLYDFMIFTGGESPINYPLERTQRAMVKSGRKWKGRYQRVKKVRLFSRRPKVSG